Proteins encoded together in one Lutra lutra chromosome 4, mLutLut1.2, whole genome shotgun sequence window:
- the LOC125099020 gene encoding LOW QUALITY PROTEIN: transcription factor IIIB 90 kDa subunit-like (The sequence of the model RefSeq protein was modified relative to this genomic sequence to represent the inferred CDS: inserted 1 base in 1 codon), whose product MTGRVCRGCGGTDIELDTARGDAVCTSCGSVLEDNIIVSEVQFVENSGGGSSAVGQFVSLDGAGKTPTLGGGFHVNLGKESRAQTLQNGRRQIHHLGSQLQLNQHCLDTAFNFFKMAVSKHLTRGRRMAHVIAACLYLVCRTEGXPHMLLDLSDLPQVNVYVLGKTFLLLARELCINAPAIGPAAERGLLLVPDLARPRRPSAPQA is encoded by the exons ATGACAGGCCGCGTGTGCCGTGGCTGCGGCGGCACCGACATCGAGCTGGACACGGCGCGCGGCGATGCCGTGTGCACCAGCTGCGGCTCGGTGCTCGAGGACAACATCATCGTGTCGGAGGTGCAGTTCGTGGAGAACAGCGGCGGCGGCTCGTCGGCCGTGGGCCAGTTCGTGTCGCTGGACGGTGCTGGCAAAACCCCAACGCTGGGCGGCGGCTTCCACGTGAACCTGGGAAAGGAGTCGAGAGCGCAGACCCTGCAGAACGGGAGACGCCAGATCCACCACCTGGGGAGCCAGCTGCAGCTCAACCAGCACTGCCTGGACACAGCCTTCAACTTCTTCAAGATGGCCGTGAGCAAGCACTTGACCCGCGGCCGCAGGATGGCACACGTGATCGCGGCCTGCCTCTACCTGGTGTGCCGCACTGAGG ACCCCCACATGCTCCTCGACCTCAGCGACCTGCCCCAGGTGAACGTGTATGTGCTGGGGAAGACCTTCCTCCTCCTGGCAAGGGAGCTGTGCATCAACGCCCCGGCAATAGGGCCGGCCGCAGAGAGAGGCCTCCTCCTGGTGCCCGACCTAGCACGGCCACGCCGCCCCTCAGCCCCTCAGGCGTAG